In Equus caballus isolate H_3958 breed thoroughbred chromosome 28, TB-T2T, whole genome shotgun sequence, the following proteins share a genomic window:
- the LOC111771032 gene encoding sterile alpha motif domain-containing protein 1-like, with protein sequence MRPPRRLRPRPSAPAALPPLPPILCLLSRSWHLSQRARFPAHPFAAGSRQGRGYGRPGEEGTVGGARRLWAPQLRETARGWWPCPRTLAPLFRGEVNTLAVPRIPTRPPGAPGHARYGRGRGAAPSRFPPPPRTLLFGPARAGGAGGASSGFAARAPRLVPQPRVRAPAGMPPRALPVRAPPARGPSRLPVRGRGHRSAETHQLSASPSGACAPEGRGQAQAPALARPRRPGTEAAAEACSAAALRGAGCHDCGQQGARAHARARLGDPGRTDGPWPDRSPVRAADSSHSRRARPCEAAVRHGSPDEVPGQRSGSTVAAGFPGAGRAPGATSRRLPGHRRPCGGDNFLLPWPRAQDLREEVLGRSFALSEPDDYAVAPWQRGSSPRPSPGPRPAGLQGPDTG encoded by the exons ATGCGGCCCCCGCGGCGCCTCCGTCCCCGCCCGAGCGCGCCGGCCGCGCTTCCCCCGTTGCCGcctattttatgtcttttgtctCGGAGTTGGCACCTGTCCCAGAGAGCGCGTTTCCCTGCCCACCCCTTCGCCGCCGGATCGAGGCAGGGGAGGGGGTACGGGAGacccggagaggaggggacggtgGGGGGAGCAAGGCGCCTCTGGGCCCCGCAGCTCCGGGAGACCGCCCGGGGGTGGTGGCCGTGCCCGCGCACCCTGGCGCCCCTGTTCCGAGGGGAGGTCAACACTTTGGCTGTGCCCAGAATACCAACGAGGCCTCCCGGGGCCCCCGGCCATGCCCGCTACGGGCGAGGACGGGGCGCGGCCCCTTCCCGCTTCCCCCCTCCGCCGCGCACCCTCCTCTTCGGGCCGGCGcgcgcgggcggggcgggcggggcgaGCAGCGGATTCGCCGCCCGGGCCCCGCGCCTCGTCCCGCAGCCCCGCGTGCGCGCCCCCGCGGGCATGCCGCCCCGGGCGCTCCCCGTCCGCGCGCCCCCGGCCCGCGGCCCCTCCCGCCTGCCCGTGCGGGGCAGGGGGCACCGCTCCGCAGAGACCCATCAGCTTTCTGCTTCGCCCTCTGGGGCCTGCGCGCCCGAGGGGCGCGGACAGGCGCAAGCCCCGGCCCTAGCCCGCCCTCGCCGCCCTGGCACCGAGGCAGCTGCCGAAGCGTGCTCGGCGGCTGCGCTCCGAGGCGCCGGCTGCCATGATTGCGGGCAGCAGGGCGCGCGCGCGCACGCTCGGGCCCGGCTAGGGGATCCCGGGCGGACCGACGGTCCCTGGCCTGACCGCAGCCCCGTGCGCGCCGCGGACAGCAGCCACAGTCGCCGGGCTCGTCCCTGCGAGGCCGCTGTGCGCCATGGATCTCCAGACGAGGTCCCAGGACAGAGGTCGGGGTCGACGGTGGCAGCAGGCTTCCCCGGGGCAGGGCGCGCACCAGGGGCGACCTCCCGGCGGCTTCCCGGACACCGCCGGCCCTGTGGAGG AGACAACTTCCTGCTCCCCTGGCCCAGGGCGCAAGACCTGCGGGAAGAAGTTCTAGGCCGCAGCTTTGCTCTTTCGGAGCCGGACGACTACGCTGTTGCCCCCTGGCAGCGCGGTTCCTCCCCGCGCCCTTCCCCGGGGCCGCGACCGGCTGGACTCCAGGGTCCCGACACTGGTTAG